One Actinoplanes missouriensis 431 DNA segment encodes these proteins:
- a CDS encoding MFS transporter — protein MFAPLKERNYRLWAAADLVSVGGTWMQVLALNWVILSVTGSATKMGAVVMLQSLPVLLLGSWGGALADRIPARPMLIACQAIRALLALALMLPTGNWMIYGVALASGVIGSFEGPVLGRFGSSLIPREALASALALGSVLSSAGRIGGMALGGVLIGITGPTALFLINAVSYIGVIFALLAMRTGEMRSLARASASDGGVIAGLRYVLRQPVVLIVLALSFVLGSLGRNYQVSMAAMVSGPLGGSSGSYGLLSTAFAVGAVAGGLLLAGSGKSTLRVLLGTGFLISVLQFASGLAPNVLGFAALILPIAAGAVVFDTVVSTRIQLDTAESMRGRVLATVGIVSSLSGIVGAPAIGWMCDSMGARGALLLAGAVTTAAAVAGGVALARVKGRSLNWNFVLGRPVEQPA, from the coding sequence ATGTTCGCGCCGCTCAAGGAGCGCAACTACCGTCTGTGGGCGGCCGCTGATCTGGTCTCGGTCGGCGGAACGTGGATGCAGGTGCTGGCCCTCAACTGGGTGATCCTCTCGGTGACCGGTTCGGCCACCAAGATGGGCGCCGTCGTCATGCTCCAGTCGCTGCCCGTGCTGCTGCTCGGCAGCTGGGGCGGCGCCCTCGCCGACCGCATCCCGGCGCGCCCGATGCTCATCGCCTGCCAGGCCATTCGTGCCCTGCTGGCGCTCGCGCTGATGCTGCCGACCGGCAACTGGATGATCTACGGCGTGGCCCTGGCCTCGGGCGTGATCGGTTCCTTCGAAGGCCCGGTCCTCGGCCGATTCGGATCATCCCTGATCCCGCGTGAGGCGCTGGCCTCGGCACTCGCTCTCGGCTCGGTTCTCAGCTCCGCCGGCCGCATCGGCGGAATGGCGCTGGGTGGTGTCCTGATCGGTATCACCGGCCCAACGGCGCTGTTCCTCATCAACGCTGTCTCATACATCGGCGTCATCTTCGCTCTGCTGGCGATGCGCACCGGTGAAATGCGTTCACTGGCCCGCGCGTCCGCGTCGGACGGTGGCGTGATCGCCGGTCTGCGCTACGTTCTCCGGCAGCCGGTCGTGCTGATCGTCCTGGCTCTCTCCTTTGTGCTGGGTTCGCTCGGCCGCAATTACCAGGTGTCGATGGCCGCGATGGTCTCCGGCCCGCTGGGCGGCTCGTCCGGCTCCTACGGCCTGCTGTCGACGGCGTTCGCGGTCGGCGCGGTCGCCGGCGGCCTGCTGCTGGCCGGCAGCGGCAAGTCGACGCTGCGGGTGCTGCTCGGCACCGGCTTCCTGATCAGCGTCCTGCAGTTCGCGTCAGGTCTGGCCCCGAACGTCCTCGGCTTCGCCGCCCTGATCCTCCCGATCGCGGCCGGCGCGGTGGTGTTCGACACGGTCGTCTCCACCCGAATCCAGCTGGACACGGCGGAGTCCATGCGAGGCCGCGTCCTGGCAACGGTCGGCATCGTGTCGTCCCTCTCCGGAATCGTCGGCGCCCCGGCAATCGGCTGGATGTGCGACTCGATGGGCGCCCGAGGCGCCCTGCTCCTGGCCGGCGCGGTGACAACGGCGGCCGCGGTAGCGGGCGGGGTGGCGCTGGCCCGGGTGAAGGGCCGCTCCCTGAACTGGAACTTCGTGCTGGGCCGCCCGGTCGAACAGCCCGCCTGA
- a CDS encoding HNH endonuclease gives MKGSMRTAADYLAITPSDARAQWRSIADRSYPDPGRRQVVFTPVETLLCLAASLMVDHSRYGSSSAHRAEEPVPTLARLFKRPNTSVLAKMANLDGSRSHGARHETEVAARLLSSSGDLAAVYRLVVRAARDAGINDDDLPDFLYLEHDDAPLIFLGQDELESDDVAGVVRKERPSVRDQLTEQLLMASVRIGQHRFARDVLRNHGHRCVFCGLSVTVNDRQASRMLVASHIKPWRECDSRERLDVTNGLTACPTHDVAFDTGLITVNGGLRIHVRPELEDAAASNPAAYAAFGRPPLAERLLLPPHALPPQRGYLDWHWNRIYNQS, from the coding sequence CAGCAGCGGACTACCTCGCGATCACCCCCTCTGACGCGCGGGCGCAGTGGCGTTCCATCGCAGATCGTTCGTATCCGGACCCGGGCCGCAGGCAGGTCGTCTTCACCCCGGTGGAGACGTTGCTGTGCCTGGCTGCGAGTTTGATGGTCGATCACAGTCGCTATGGCAGCTCATCGGCGCACCGCGCGGAAGAGCCCGTCCCGACTCTGGCGCGGCTGTTCAAGCGACCCAATACCAGCGTCCTGGCGAAGATGGCGAATCTCGACGGCAGCCGCAGCCACGGCGCTCGCCATGAGACCGAGGTCGCTGCCAGGCTGCTCAGCAGCAGCGGTGACCTGGCTGCCGTCTATCGACTCGTTGTCCGCGCGGCCCGGGATGCCGGGATCAATGACGACGACCTTCCCGACTTCCTGTATCTCGAACACGACGACGCTCCGTTGATTTTTCTGGGCCAGGACGAGTTGGAGTCGGACGACGTCGCGGGGGTAGTGCGAAAGGAGCGCCCCAGCGTTCGAGATCAACTAACTGAGCAGCTTCTGATGGCCTCGGTTCGTATCGGGCAGCACCGGTTCGCGCGCGACGTGCTCCGCAATCACGGACACCGCTGCGTGTTCTGCGGTTTGTCGGTGACCGTCAATGACCGTCAGGCATCTCGGATGCTGGTCGCCTCACACATCAAGCCGTGGCGAGAGTGCGACTCTCGAGAACGCCTTGACGTCACCAACGGATTGACGGCGTGCCCTACACACGATGTGGCGTTCGACACCGGCCTCATCACCGTGAACGGCGGACTCCGCATCCACGTCCGCCCCGAGCTGGAGGACGCAGCCGCGTCCAACCCCGCCGCCTATGCGGCGTTCGGCCGCCCGCCGCTCGCCGAGCGCCTCCTTCTTCCACCACACGCGCTTCCTCCGCAACGTGGCTATCTGGATTGGCATTGGAATCGGATCTATAACCAGAGCTAG
- a CDS encoding IS701 family transposase: MDVAEADRLRDDLAEFASDVFASLTRAGWQDRAAAYLQGLMIDGRRKSIQPMAARLQGVHEQALNHFVTNSPWQVEPVRRRIAALADQAIVPTAWAIDDTGLLKCGTASPCVARQYTGTAGKVTNCQIAVSVSMVTDTASCPVDWRLFLPESWDPASPKATSDVHNRRRRAGISDDVTHREKWRLALDMIDELLRWGHRPPLIVADCGYGDAAEFRLALTERGLPHLVQVSGRLTAYPASTIRTAGDYAGVGSYPTPRYQQPAPTLTELITTGTGKARRVTWRPGSRSRGGRPLLMSSHFVFTRVRPAGRTLLSAHRGEDLPEAWLIAEWPPGNPEPIKYWLSDLPARTARRTLIRWAKLRWRIEHDYREVKTGLGLDHYEGRTWQGWHHHVTLVSAAHIFLTLQRLDPKTHAPE, from the coding sequence ATGGACGTTGCTGAGGCTGACCGGTTGCGTGACGACTTGGCCGAGTTCGCGTCGGACGTGTTCGCCTCGCTGACCAGGGCCGGCTGGCAGGATCGTGCGGCCGCGTATCTGCAAGGGCTGATGATCGACGGACGGCGTAAGTCGATCCAGCCGATGGCCGCTCGGCTGCAGGGCGTGCATGAGCAGGCGTTGAACCACTTCGTGACCAACAGTCCGTGGCAGGTCGAGCCGGTCCGGCGACGGATCGCCGCGCTGGCCGACCAGGCGATCGTCCCGACGGCATGGGCCATCGACGACACCGGCCTGCTCAAATGCGGCACCGCTTCGCCGTGTGTGGCCCGGCAGTACACCGGCACCGCGGGCAAGGTCACCAACTGCCAGATCGCCGTAAGCGTCAGCATGGTCACCGACACCGCATCCTGCCCCGTGGACTGGCGACTGTTTCTGCCGGAGTCCTGGGATCCCGCCTCACCCAAGGCCACCAGCGATGTCCACAACCGTCGCCGCCGCGCCGGGATCAGCGACGACGTGACCCATCGGGAGAAGTGGCGCCTCGCCCTGGACATGATCGACGAACTGCTGCGATGGGGACATCGCCCGCCGCTGATCGTGGCCGACTGCGGCTACGGCGACGCCGCAGAGTTCCGCCTCGCCCTGACCGAACGCGGGCTGCCCCACCTGGTGCAGGTCAGCGGCAGGCTCACCGCTTACCCGGCCTCGACGATCCGCACGGCCGGGGACTACGCCGGCGTCGGCTCCTATCCCACGCCCCGCTACCAGCAGCCGGCGCCGACCCTCACCGAACTGATCACCACCGGCACCGGCAAAGCCCGGAGAGTGACCTGGCGACCCGGCTCCCGCAGCCGCGGCGGCCGTCCGCTCCTGATGTCCTCGCACTTCGTGTTCACCCGGGTCCGTCCGGCCGGGCGAACCCTGCTGTCCGCGCACCGCGGCGAGGACCTACCTGAGGCCTGGCTCATCGCCGAATGGCCGCCCGGCAACCCGGAGCCGATCAAGTACTGGCTCTCTGACCTACCCGCCCGGACCGCGAGACGCACCCTGATCCGCTGGGCGAAACTGCGCTGGCGCATCGAACACGACTACCGCGAAGTCAAGACCGGTCTCGGCCTCGACCACTACGAAGGCCGCACCTGGCAGGGATGGCACCACCACGTCACCCTCGTCTCCGCGGCACACATCTTCCTCACCCTGCAACGCCTCGACCCAAAAACCCATGCGCCGGAATGA